CCTCAAAACATTTTTCCAATGACTCAACATCATCAATATTCCCCTCGAAAATATTTATCCGCCCCCTCAGAGAAATTAAATCGGGGCGGGTTTTGTTGAAAAGAATATTCAACGAATAGCCAGGCTGTAATAGATGCAAAACCAGATGCGAGCCTATAAACCCGCTTCCGCCCAATACCGCTACTTTATTTATGGAATTATGAGATATATCATCATTAGGCATAACTATTAAAAATCAATTCCTTTACGGGCCGGGATGCCTTTTTGGAAAGGGTGCTTTATCTCTTTCATTTCGGTCACCAGATCAGCCGCCTCAATCAATTCATCAGGCGCGTTTCGACCGGTAAATACGATATTCAAATGAGCCTGTTTATTCTTCAAAAGTTCCAAAACCTGATCCATTTTAATTAAACCCAGACTAATAGCCACGTTAATCTCATCGAATATCAAAATATCATATTTATTCGACTCAATCGCCCGGATTGCAGCATTTAATGCTTTTCCCGCCGATTTCTTATGCTCTTCCAGGGGCTTGTTATCGCCCATTATTCCGATACATCCGGCTCCCATAGTCTGAACATCAATTTCCGGCGATAATTGCTTCAATCCTTTCAATTCACCATACTCCCAATCACTTTTGATAAACTGAATTATGCCGATTTTGTTCCCATGCCCAGCCGCGCGAACGCATAATCCCAGAGCCGCTGTTGTCTTTCCCTTACCGTTTCCGGTGTAGACTATTATAAGCCCCTCTTCTTTTATGGAAGAATCGTTTTTGCTCATATTATAATTTCCCGGAAATTACAACTGAAATGATTTCAATTGGATGACAAACATGAAATCCGGGTCCCATTTCTTTTTTGATTTTGGAGATGCATGAAGGACAACTGCTAACAATATAATCCGCGCCGATCTCGATATATTCTTCCCGCTTGCGTCTGAAGATAGCTTTTCCTTCCTGGTAATGAATATATCCGAATGATCCCGCCTGCCCGCAGCACCTGTCTGCCAAATCAGGATGAATAATCTCAATTCCTTCAATCATACCGAGAAGTTTCAGGGGCTCATTTTCTCTTTTCGCCGCCCGCAAATGACACGGATGATGATATGTTAATCGAATCGGTCTTTGTGTTTTCAATCTCGG
This genomic interval from Candidatus Zixiibacteriota bacterium contains the following:
- the cobO gene encoding cob(I)yrinic acid a,c-diamide adenosyltransferase; amino-acid sequence: MSKNDSSIKEEGLIIVYTGNGKGKTTAALGLCVRAAGHGNKIGIIQFIKSDWEYGELKGLKQLSPEIDVQTMGAGCIGIMGDNKPLEEHKKSAGKALNAAIRAIESNKYDILIFDEINVAISLGLIKMDQVLELLKNKQAHLNIVFTGRNAPDELIEAADLVTEMKEIKHPFQKGIPARKGIDF